In Triticum aestivum cultivar Chinese Spring chromosome 5B, IWGSC CS RefSeq v2.1, whole genome shotgun sequence, the following proteins share a genomic window:
- the LOC123112236 gene encoding probable carboxylesterase 2, which yields MASRILLPALLLLLCSHCGEAARKARGGESSSQVKFDFSPFLIEYKSGVVKRLMGTDRVSAAADPLTGVTSRDVTIDPAAGVDARIYLPSFRTSTKVPVLVYFHGGAFVVESAFNPIYHAYLNTLAAKAGVVAVSVNYRLAPEHPLPAAYDDSWAALKWVLANAAPGTDQWLSQYGDLSRLFLAGDSAGGNIAHNLALRAGEEGLDGGAKLKGVALLDPYFQGRSAVGAYSADPSFLQSAARTWSFICAGKYPIDHPYANPLMLPTASWQHLGASRVLVTVSGQDRLSPWQRAYYSTLRSSGWPGQAELYETPGEGHVYFLTKMSTPQAQAEMATLVAFINRAD from the coding sequence ATGGCGTCCCGGATCTTGCTcccggcgctcctcctcctcctctgctcgcattgcggcgaggcggcgaggaaggcgcgcggcGGCGAGTCCAGCTCGCAGGTCAAGTTCGACTTCTCGCCCTTCCTCATCGAGTACAAGAGCGGCGTGGTGAAGCGGCTCATGGGCACCGACCGCGTCTCCGCGGCCGCGGACCCGCTCACCGGCGTCACCTCCAGGGACGTCACCATCGACCCCGCCGCCGGCGTCGACGCGCGGATCTACCTCCCGAGCTTCCGCACCAGCACCAAGGTGCCCGTCCTGGTCTACTTTCACGGCGGCGCGTTCGTCGTCGAGTCGGCGTTCAACCCCATCTACCACGCCTACCTCAACACCCTGGCGGCCAAGGCCGGCGTGGTGGCCGTGTCGGTGAACTACCGCCTGGCGCCGGAGCACCCGCTGCCGGCCGCCTACGACGACTCGTGGGCGGCGCTCAAGTGGGTGCTCGCCAATGCGGCGCCCGGGACGGACCAGTGGCTGTCCCAGTACGGTGACCTGTCCCgcctcttcctcgccggcgacagCGCGGGGGGCAACATCGCGCACAACCTGGCATTGCGCGCCGGGGAGGAGGGCCTGGACGGCGGCGCGAAGCTCAAGGGTGTGGCCCTCCTGGACCCCTACTTCCAGGGCCGGAGCGCGGTGGGCGCCTACTCCGCGGACCCGTCGTTCCTGCAGTCGGCGGCGCGCACCTGGAGCTTCATCTGCGCGGGCAAGTACCCCATCGACCACCCGTACGCGAACCCGCTGATGCTGCCGACGGCCTCATGGCAGCACCTCGGCGCCTCCCGCGTGCTGGTCACCGTGTCCGGGCAGGACCGGCTGAGCCCGTGGCAGCGCGCCTACTACAGCACGCTCCGGAGCAGCGGGTGGCCGGGGCAGGCGGAGCTGTACGAGACCCCCGGCGAGGGCCACGTGTACTTCCTCACCAAGATGAGCACGCCGCAGGCGCAGGCCGAGATGGCCACCCTCGTCGCCTTCATCAACCGCGCCGACTAG